From Micromonospora nigra, one genomic window encodes:
- a CDS encoding PfkB family carbohydrate kinase yields the protein MTRHPVLVGTVTLDVLHEGPIGSGRAPVTLRWGGVMNNMACAMGARGAGPALVTADYTGELASAVATHLVGNGVRWTPLPFAAPLPLFHAELADGSVREKWFIGGAAIDGLDPTALAAGRFLFDTASVLIGGTDATAPALDWLAAEAAERGVPFWLLSADPTETGKLRPARRDNDLTALNLLELGRWAGRPLDSMVDVTAAATELAGAGHCLVTLGGQGALLTGPDGTFRQAPPSIDDPTLTVGAGDVLLGCLLTAHLGGQDWPAALQEATELTGAFLAEPASAERPYRVLRDDPGRRPRFTRPREVRTGTSGDGAVDLRKW from the coding sequence GTGACCCGCCACCCGGTCCTGGTCGGCACGGTCACCCTGGACGTGCTGCACGAGGGCCCGATCGGCTCCGGCCGTGCCCCGGTCACGCTGCGCTGGGGCGGCGTGATGAACAACATGGCGTGCGCGATGGGTGCCCGGGGCGCCGGTCCCGCGCTGGTGACCGCCGACTACACGGGCGAGCTGGCGTCCGCGGTCGCCACCCATCTGGTCGGCAACGGGGTGCGGTGGACGCCACTGCCCTTCGCGGCGCCGCTGCCGCTGTTCCACGCCGAGCTGGCCGACGGCTCGGTGCGGGAGAAATGGTTCATCGGCGGGGCGGCGATCGACGGGCTGGACCCGACCGCGCTGGCCGCCGGTCGGTTCCTGTTCGACACCGCGAGCGTGCTGATCGGCGGCACCGACGCCACGGCGCCCGCGCTGGACTGGCTGGCCGCCGAGGCAGCGGAGCGGGGCGTACCGTTCTGGCTGCTGTCCGCCGATCCGACCGAGACCGGCAAACTGCGGCCCGCCCGCCGCGACAACGACCTGACCGCGCTGAATCTGCTCGAGCTCGGCCGCTGGGCCGGCCGTCCGCTGGACTCGATGGTCGACGTGACCGCAGCCGCCACCGAGCTCGCCGGTGCCGGGCACTGCCTGGTGACGCTGGGCGGTCAGGGCGCGCTGCTGACCGGCCCGGACGGCACGTTCCGGCAGGCGCCGCCGTCGATCGACGACCCGACGCTCACCGTGGGAGCCGGTGACGTGCTCCTCGGCTGCCTGCTGACGGCCCACCTCGGCGGGCAGGACTGGCCAGCCGCGTTGCAGGAGGCGACCGAGCTCACCGGGGCGTTCCTGGCAGAGCCGGCATCGGCGGAACGGCCCTACCGGGTGCTGCGCGACGACCCGGGCCGGCGACCGCGCTTTACCCGCCCACGGGAGGTGCGGACCGGCACCTCCGGCGACGGCGCGGTCGACCTCCGAAAATGGTGA
- a CDS encoding flavin-containing monooxygenase — MPAASREPICVVGAGVAGLLATRRLLAEGLAVEVVERRAAAGGLWRRDPRYGGVYHSAHLISSKYSTALPDFPMPADYPDYPGHRQVLDYLDRFTAHHGLLEHVTFGREVTAAVPRDGGGWRCAFDDGREVDYAALVIASGHHWEPACPDVPHDGFDGTVMHAASYDTPEFLAGQRVVVVGLGNTACDIAVDALYAGAEVMLSVRTGNQIIPKYLMGKPVDQLSKGGAEWLTSRLPEGVRTGIEERLIRKLAGTPEAFGLPAPTHRLYARQPVVNSLVPYHIGHGDIRVVPPVTELSGSTVAFTDGTKTQADVVIWGTGYRVSLPFLDVRAQLNGDEQGRPRLWLNMFHPDRDDVVAIGLVDALGSFSTLDVQAQLVARHLRSVLAGDASPLTHGLMPRPFTPALGNGPDREWLFKDRSYTRLLRKLLHQAGGPAR; from the coding sequence GTGCCGGCAGCGTCGAGGGAACCGATCTGTGTCGTCGGAGCGGGCGTCGCGGGCCTGCTCGCCACCCGCCGGCTCCTGGCCGAGGGGTTGGCCGTCGAGGTGGTGGAGCGTCGGGCCGCGGCGGGTGGGCTGTGGCGGCGCGATCCGCGGTACGGCGGTGTCTACCACTCGGCGCACCTCATCTCCTCGAAGTACAGCACGGCGCTGCCCGACTTCCCCATGCCGGCGGACTACCCCGACTATCCCGGTCACCGGCAGGTGCTCGACTACCTCGACCGGTTCACCGCGCACCACGGGCTGCTGGAACACGTCACGTTCGGCCGCGAGGTCACCGCGGCGGTACCGCGCGATGGCGGCGGGTGGCGATGCGCCTTCGACGACGGGCGGGAGGTCGACTACGCGGCGTTGGTGATCGCGAGCGGACACCACTGGGAGCCCGCCTGCCCCGACGTGCCGCACGACGGGTTCGACGGCACAGTCATGCACGCGGCCAGTTACGACACCCCGGAGTTCCTGGCCGGTCAGCGGGTGGTGGTGGTCGGCCTGGGCAACACCGCCTGCGACATCGCCGTCGACGCGCTCTACGCCGGCGCCGAGGTCATGCTCAGCGTCCGCACCGGCAACCAGATCATCCCGAAGTACCTGATGGGCAAGCCGGTGGACCAGCTCAGCAAGGGCGGTGCCGAGTGGCTGACCTCCCGGCTGCCGGAGGGGGTGCGGACCGGGATCGAGGAGCGCCTGATCCGCAAGCTCGCCGGCACCCCCGAGGCGTTCGGGCTGCCCGCACCCACCCACCGGCTCTACGCCCGGCAGCCGGTCGTCAACTCGCTGGTGCCCTACCACATCGGGCACGGCGACATCCGGGTGGTGCCCCCGGTGACCGAGCTGAGCGGTTCCACGGTGGCCTTCACCGACGGTACGAAGACCCAGGCGGACGTTGTCATCTGGGGTACCGGCTACCGGGTGAGCCTGCCGTTCCTCGACGTCCGCGCACAACTCAACGGCGACGAGCAGGGGCGGCCCCGGTTGTGGCTGAACATGTTCCACCCGGACCGTGACGACGTGGTCGCCATCGGCCTGGTCGACGCCCTGGGCTCCTTCTCCACCCTGGACGTCCAGGCCCAGTTGGTCGCCCGGCACCTGCGGTCGGTGCTGGCCGGCGACGCCTCTCCGTTGACGCACGGGCTGATGCCCCGGCCGTTCACCCCGGCCCTGGGCAACGGACCGGACCGCGAGTGGTTGTTCAAGGACCGCAGCTACACCCGGTTGCTGCGGAAGCTGCTGCACCAAGCCGGCGGACCCGCCCGGTAA
- a CDS encoding methyltransferase domain-containing protein: protein MPTDLSVPESVKDYYGRVLKSSADLQTSACCIDQAPPRHVTEALRNVHDEVLSRFYGCGSPIPPALEGLTVLDLGCGSGRDVYVLSQLVGAGGRVIGVDMTDEQLAVARRHLDYHAERFGYANVEFRQGYIEDLRDVGIADGSVDLVVSNCVLNLSPDKPRVFQEIMRVLRPGGELYFSDVFADRRVPAPLTTDPVLLGECLGGALYTEDFRRIMADVGCADVRAVSSSPLTVSNPDIEHRIGFITFSSRTIRAFKLPFEDRCEDYGQIATYRGSLPLHPHAFDLDDHHRFPANKPVPVCGNTADMLAGTRYAAHFEVIGDRTTHFGLFPCAPAGPASGESTAAACC, encoded by the coding sequence TTGCCTACGGATCTGTCCGTCCCCGAGTCGGTCAAGGACTACTACGGCAGGGTGCTGAAGTCCTCGGCCGACCTGCAGACGTCGGCGTGCTGCATCGATCAGGCGCCACCGCGGCACGTCACGGAGGCGCTGCGGAACGTGCACGACGAGGTGCTGTCCCGGTTCTACGGGTGCGGGTCACCGATCCCGCCGGCCCTGGAGGGATTGACCGTGCTCGATCTCGGCTGTGGCAGCGGCCGGGACGTCTACGTGCTGTCGCAGCTGGTCGGGGCGGGCGGTCGGGTCATCGGCGTCGACATGACCGACGAACAACTCGCCGTGGCCCGCCGCCATCTCGATTACCACGCCGAGCGTTTCGGCTACGCGAACGTGGAGTTCCGCCAAGGCTACATCGAGGACCTGCGCGACGTCGGCATCGCCGACGGGTCGGTGGACCTGGTGGTGTCGAACTGCGTGCTCAACCTCTCCCCGGACAAGCCCCGCGTGTTCCAGGAGATCATGCGGGTGCTGCGCCCCGGTGGGGAACTCTACTTCTCCGACGTCTTCGCCGACCGCCGCGTTCCCGCGCCGCTCACCACCGATCCGGTGCTCCTCGGTGAGTGTCTGGGCGGAGCCCTCTACACCGAGGACTTCCGGCGGATCATGGCCGACGTGGGCTGCGCCGACGTCCGGGCGGTCAGCAGCTCTCCGCTCACGGTGAGCAACCCGGACATCGAACACCGGATCGGCTTCATCACGTTCTCCTCCCGGACCATCCGCGCCTTCAAGCTGCCCTTCGAGGACCGCTGCGAGGACTACGGGCAGATCGCCACCTATCGCGGATCGCTGCCGCTCCACCCGCACGCGTTCGACCTCGACGACCACCACCGGTTCCCCGCGAACAAGCCGGTGCCGGTGTGCGGCAACACCGCCGACATGCTCGCCGGCACGCGCTACGCGGCCCACTTCGAGGTGATCGGTGACCGGACGACCCACTTCGGGCTCTTCCCCTGCGCCCCCGCCGGGCCGGCGTCCGGCGAGTCCACCGCAGCGGCCTGCTGCTGA
- a CDS encoding MFS transporter, with protein MTVTTRLDRSSWRPIHTRILLALGVGWALDSFEVQIIGSVIRPLAKEFGLTDAAGAVLPWALSTTWVVWFVGLMIGASGFGWLADRVGRKRLFVATLLVYSLAAVLTAFSPNFAVFLLFRFVTAMGVGGEYSAITSAITEFVPARKRGAATAATLSFWSIGGIAAGLIGIGFLNGLIARQVTVGGVDLAGWRLCLLAGALAAGYALIARRAIPESPRWLAAQGRRVEADAIVTRITGLPDDGSDPVGVDVRRSFRSQLAELWRGWRGRLVYGMVLEFCATGAYYGLFTFFGAYVLVKGQVEVADGTVPFYYLIGNVGALVGGLSVAAVIDRAGRRYTVLVAYGTAAVSVLLLALAALTRSPGLTLVAFTLCVFAATCSWISAYTTFAELFPTELRATGVGVSVSAGRIGGMVGVVGLSYTVGGLGLVTAFALLAAFFALGALASVVWGSLRGPEGRGMSLDDLSPSLALPTARS; from the coding sequence ATGACCGTGACGACCAGGCTCGACAGATCCTCCTGGCGACCGATCCACACCCGCATCCTGCTCGCGCTGGGTGTCGGGTGGGCCCTGGACTCCTTCGAGGTGCAGATCATCGGCAGCGTGATCCGCCCGCTGGCCAAGGAGTTCGGACTGACCGACGCCGCCGGTGCGGTGCTGCCCTGGGCGCTGTCCACCACCTGGGTGGTGTGGTTCGTCGGACTGATGATCGGCGCCTCCGGCTTCGGCTGGTTGGCCGACCGGGTGGGCCGGAAGCGGCTCTTCGTGGCCACCCTGCTGGTCTACTCCCTGGCCGCCGTACTGACCGCCTTCTCCCCCAACTTCGCGGTCTTCCTGCTGTTCCGCTTCGTCACCGCGATGGGGGTGGGCGGGGAGTACTCGGCGATCACCTCGGCGATCACCGAGTTCGTGCCGGCCCGCAAGCGGGGCGCCGCGACCGCGGCCACGCTGAGCTTCTGGTCCATCGGGGGCATCGCCGCCGGCCTGATCGGCATCGGCTTCCTCAACGGGCTCATCGCCCGTCAGGTCACCGTCGGCGGCGTCGACCTGGCCGGTTGGCGGCTCTGCCTGCTCGCCGGGGCCCTCGCCGCCGGGTACGCCCTGATCGCGCGGCGGGCGATTCCGGAGTCACCCCGCTGGCTAGCCGCCCAGGGCCGCCGGGTGGAGGCCGACGCCATCGTCACCAGGATCACGGGCCTGCCCGACGACGGCTCGGACCCGGTGGGCGTCGACGTGCGGCGGTCGTTCCGGTCACAGCTGGCCGAGCTGTGGCGGGGTTGGCGCGGCCGACTGGTCTACGGCATGGTGCTGGAGTTCTGCGCCACCGGCGCCTACTACGGCCTGTTCACCTTCTTCGGCGCGTACGTGCTGGTGAAGGGGCAGGTGGAGGTCGCCGACGGCACCGTGCCGTTCTACTACCTGATCGGCAACGTCGGCGCGCTGGTCGGCGGGCTGAGCGTGGCCGCCGTCATCGACCGGGCCGGCCGCCGGTACACGGTGCTGGTGGCGTACGGCACGGCTGCCGTCTCGGTGTTGCTGCTGGCCCTCGCGGCGCTCACGCGGTCGCCCGGGTTGACCCTGGTGGCGTTCACGCTCTGCGTCTTCGCCGCGACGTGTTCCTGGATCTCGGCCTACACCACCTTCGCCGAGCTCTTCCCCACCGAACTGCGGGCCACCGGGGTCGGGGTCTCGGTCTCCGCGGGGCGGATCGGTGGCATGGTGGGTGTGGTCGGCCTGTCGTACACGGTGGGGGGTCTGGGGCTGGTCACGGCCTTCGCGCTGCTCGCCGCCTTCTTCGCGCTCGGCGCCCTGGCCTCGGTGGTCTGGGGTAGCCTCCGGGGCCCGGAGGGCCGGGGGATGTCCCTGGACGACCTTTCCCCGTCGCTGGCGCTGCCCACCGCGAGGTCCTAG